The Rhizobium sp. BT03 genome has a window encoding:
- a CDS encoding SDR family oxidoreductase, giving the protein MDFNGKTVIVTGAGKGIGREIARMVAERGAQVVALTRGAADVDALRGETGCRAIQVDLADAEATRTAAIAALPADFLVNCAGTTELQPFLETTVEAFDRLVAVNTRAPMILAQEYARFLIKQGRKGAIVNVSSVASFIGIPDHAAYCASKGGLDGLTRVMAKELGPHGIRANGVHPTVTLTPMAVKAWSDPEKAAGMKQRIPVGRFAEPTDVAEVVLFLLSDEAAMVNGISMPVDGGYMIA; this is encoded by the coding sequence ATGGACTTTAACGGAAAGACGGTCATCGTGACCGGTGCCGGCAAAGGCATCGGACGCGAAATTGCAAGGATGGTCGCCGAACGGGGTGCGCAGGTCGTCGCGCTGACCCGCGGTGCCGCCGACGTCGACGCGCTGCGTGGGGAAACCGGCTGCCGCGCCATCCAGGTCGATCTCGCCGACGCCGAGGCGACGAGGACGGCGGCGATCGCGGCCCTGCCCGCGGATTTCCTCGTCAACTGCGCCGGCACGACCGAATTGCAGCCGTTCCTGGAGACGACAGTCGAAGCGTTCGACCGTCTTGTCGCGGTCAACACCCGTGCGCCGATGATCTTGGCGCAGGAATATGCCCGTTTCCTGATCAAGCAGGGCCGCAAGGGCGCCATCGTTAACGTCTCGTCCGTCGCCTCCTTCATCGGCATCCCCGACCACGCCGCCTATTGTGCCTCGAAGGGCGGATTGGACGGCCTGACGCGGGTCATGGCAAAGGAACTCGGGCCGCACGGCATCCGCGCGAACGGCGTCCACCCGACAGTGACGCTGACGCCGATGGCGGTGAAGGCATGGAGCGATCCGGAGAAGGCCGCCGGGATGAAACAGCGCATTCCGGTCGGCCGCTTCGCCGAGCCGACCGATGTTGCCGAGGTTGTTCTGTTCCTGCTCTCGGATGAGGCGGCGATGGTGAACGGCATATCGATGCCGGTAGACGGCGGTTACATGATTGCTTGA
- a CDS encoding diguanylate cyclase codes for MAALRIALVCACAGGVSYFINHSALERSVRSQLSLSTEQALQRESLPFREVKDLQKNFLAEFERIYAIPEARQSLARDFDDIFYRHEDGSYTQRPGLFEGGPLPDGRRFPDMSATYAPDVTPEADVKTRFALSYLLSYQFGSAAKGRLFNFYGVVPEKGFPIYQAADIAKVFKYEGPDALKLETFEFYSRGFGGPQNDTFFTRIYWDPSNSAWMTTIATPDAPDASGKHRIMACVDVLLDDLMKRTANPTLPGARATIFTADDQGTLIFDGKYADAITTSAGEASISSLEIADYQPLLKASQSIEAGSVSLIESTSEITAVGRIPDTPWALAVHYPKSLMRPAILTNLGIVIAVGLLTLFVELFILRSILQKQVAEPLVRLIHATQLVGRSGVTVANDALPTHSDDEIGELARDFASMAARVHAAHEALEGKIRDRTSELERLNQKLLTISQTDEMTGVANRRRFDEVLASELAGLGQGQDLLMLAMVDADWFKGYNDRYGHPAGDACLKEIAGVLERNTRSKQDLVARYGGEEFAIIARIASAGNAPVIGQALCSAMATVKLAHEGSPFGHVTLSVGIALAAADQNISPEALLLEADRALYRAKQAGRNQAVVAEPSADTQIQQIGA; via the coding sequence ATGGCGGCACTGCGCATCGCGCTGGTCTGCGCCTGTGCGGGCGGCGTATCTTATTTTATCAATCATTCCGCGCTTGAGCGGTCGGTGCGCTCGCAGCTCTCTCTTTCGACGGAACAGGCTCTGCAGCGCGAGTCTCTGCCATTTCGCGAAGTGAAGGATCTTCAGAAGAATTTCCTCGCCGAGTTCGAGAGGATCTACGCGATACCGGAAGCCCGGCAATCCTTGGCCCGGGATTTCGACGATATTTTCTATCGCCATGAGGATGGATCCTACACCCAGCGTCCGGGATTGTTCGAAGGCGGGCCTTTGCCTGACGGGCGCAGATTTCCCGACATGTCGGCAACCTACGCGCCTGACGTGACGCCTGAGGCGGACGTGAAGACGCGGTTTGCGCTGTCCTATCTGCTCTCCTATCAATTCGGCTCTGCCGCCAAGGGCCGCCTCTTCAATTTCTATGGCGTGGTTCCGGAAAAAGGCTTCCCGATCTATCAGGCGGCCGACATCGCCAAGGTTTTCAAATATGAAGGCCCGGATGCGCTGAAGCTCGAAACCTTCGAATTTTACTCCCGCGGTTTCGGCGGGCCTCAAAACGATACTTTCTTTACGCGCATCTATTGGGACCCGTCCAATAGTGCATGGATGACGACGATCGCGACACCCGATGCGCCTGACGCTTCGGGCAAACATCGCATCATGGCCTGTGTCGACGTGCTGCTCGACGATCTGATGAAACGAACCGCCAATCCGACGCTGCCGGGGGCGCGGGCGACGATCTTTACGGCCGATGATCAGGGAACTCTGATCTTCGACGGCAAATACGCCGATGCGATCACTACCAGCGCCGGCGAAGCCTCGATTTCCTCGCTTGAAATCGCCGACTACCAGCCCTTGCTAAAGGCAAGCCAGTCGATCGAAGCGGGTTCGGTGTCGCTCATCGAGAGCACCAGCGAAATTACCGCCGTCGGCCGGATCCCGGATACGCCCTGGGCGCTTGCCGTCCATTATCCGAAATCCCTGATGCGGCCCGCCATCCTCACCAATCTCGGGATCGTCATCGCGGTCGGGCTGCTCACCCTGTTCGTCGAACTCTTCATCCTCCGTTCGATCCTGCAAAAGCAGGTCGCCGAACCGCTGGTGAGATTGATCCACGCCACGCAGCTGGTCGGCCGTTCCGGCGTTACCGTTGCCAACGACGCCCTGCCCACGCACTCCGACGACGAGATCGGCGAGCTTGCCCGCGATTTTGCGTCGATGGCCGCGCGCGTTCACGCAGCCCATGAAGCGCTTGAGGGAAAGATACGGGATCGAACCTCCGAGCTGGAGCGGCTCAATCAGAAGCTCCTGACGATCAGCCAGACGGACGAGATGACTGGTGTGGCCAACCGCCGTCGCTTCGACGAGGTTCTCGCAAGCGAGCTCGCCGGGCTTGGGCAAGGTCAGGACCTGCTGATGCTTGCCATGGTGGATGCCGATTGGTTCAAAGGCTACAACGACCGATACGGCCATCCGGCGGGAGACGCCTGCCTGAAGGAAATCGCCGGGGTGCTGGAACGCAATACGCGAAGCAAACAGGATCTGGTCGCCCGCTACGGCGGCGAGGAATTCGCCATCATTGCGCGGATCGCCTCGGCCGGCAACGCGCCCGTCATCGGACAGGCTCTCTGTTCGGCGATGGCGACCGTCAAGCTGGCGCATGAGGGATCGCCTTTCGGGCACGTGACACTCAGCGTCGGCATTGCGCTGGCGGCGGCGGATCAGAACATCTCTCCTGAGGCGCTGTTGCTCGAAGCCGATCGAGCGCTTTATCGTGCCAAGCAGGCAGGGCGAAATCAAGCCGTCGTTGCCGAGCCTTCCGCTGACACGCAGATACAGCAGATAGGCGCCTAA
- a CDS encoding carbohydrate ABC transporter permease — MHSQKLGWLLLSPTIVILGLFGIFPFIYVLWVSFHAWNPFAANPGMVFNWADNYRRLVFDAQFLASLGITLAFVFFAVVSELVLGYILAQALLKDFPGKAVFRTIHTLPLIMAPIIVGSVWKLMTTPSIGIIPHLLRSWFGYDLNIGQSAAAAFTVTVIMDIWHWTPLVTLSLIAALVSLPPDPFEQAQIDGAGKSQIFWHITLPLIRPALIATVFIRLMDALRTVDEVLMLTGGGPGSSTRYIGVHIFREVFPKTNYGYGSAISVIVLYLTIVVCWLLYVGLIAPRVKRG, encoded by the coding sequence ATGCATTCGCAGAAGCTCGGGTGGCTATTGCTGTCACCGACCATAGTGATCCTCGGGCTGTTCGGGATCTTTCCGTTCATCTACGTCCTCTGGGTCTCGTTCCATGCATGGAACCCGTTCGCGGCCAACCCCGGCATGGTCTTCAACTGGGCCGACAATTATCGACGGCTCGTCTTCGACGCCCAATTCCTGGCATCGCTCGGCATCACCCTGGCATTCGTCTTCTTCGCGGTCGTGTCGGAGCTGGTCCTCGGCTACATCCTCGCCCAGGCGCTGCTCAAGGATTTTCCTGGAAAAGCGGTGTTTCGCACGATCCACACCCTGCCGCTGATCATGGCGCCGATCATCGTCGGCTCCGTCTGGAAGCTGATGACCACACCGTCGATCGGCATCATCCCCCATCTTCTCAGGAGCTGGTTCGGCTACGATCTGAATATCGGCCAGAGTGCTGCCGCGGCCTTCACCGTCACTGTCATCATGGACATCTGGCACTGGACGCCGCTCGTCACCCTTTCGCTGATTGCCGCGCTGGTCTCGCTGCCGCCGGATCCGTTCGAGCAGGCGCAGATCGACGGCGCGGGCAAGAGCCAGATCTTCTGGCACATCACGCTTCCGCTGATCCGCCCGGCGCTCATCGCCACGGTGTTCATCCGGCTGATGGATGCGCTGCGCACCGTCGACGAGGTCCTGATGCTGACCGGCGGCGGCCCGGGTTCATCGACCCGCTACATCGGCGTCCATATTTTCAGGGAGGTCTTCCCCAAGACGAACTACGGCTACGGTTCGGCGATCTCGGTCATCGTCCTCTACCTCACCATCGTCGTCTGCTGGCTGCTCTATGTCGGCCTGATTGCGCCCCGCGTGAAGAGAGGCTGA
- a CDS encoding ABC transporter ATP-binding protein: MANVQVSDVTKRYGALQVMHGVSVDIEDGEFVVLVGPSGCGKSTLLRMIAGLETVSGGDIRIGGRVVTNAPPKERDIAMVFQSYALYPHKTVAENMGFPLKMARRPKAEIDEKVGRAAEILDLTRYLDRYPKQLSGGQRQRVAMGRAIVRDPQVFLFDEPLSNLDAKLRVTMRVEIKELHQRLKTTTVYVTHDQIEAMTMASKIVVMRDGRVEQVGKPLDLYDFPVNLFVAGFIGSPSMNFLQGRVTSRDGRKVVVTDQGVALPLDNTNADDGRAVTYGIRPEHITIGDDGVPVEVSVFEPTGSETLIFGRTQGVPIDALIRERIEVDPGRTVYFHIDPRRAHIFDRETGQRL; this comes from the coding sequence TTGGCAAACGTACAGGTTAGCGACGTCACCAAGAGATATGGCGCGCTTCAGGTCATGCACGGCGTCAGCGTCGACATCGAGGACGGCGAATTCGTCGTGCTGGTCGGCCCCTCCGGATGCGGCAAGTCCACCCTGCTGCGGATGATTGCCGGTCTTGAGACCGTCAGCGGCGGCGACATCCGCATCGGCGGCCGCGTCGTCACCAACGCTCCGCCGAAGGAACGCGACATTGCGATGGTCTTTCAGAGCTACGCGCTCTACCCCCATAAGACGGTGGCCGAAAACATGGGCTTTCCGCTGAAGATGGCCAGGCGCCCCAAGGCGGAGATCGACGAGAAGGTCGGCAGGGCGGCAGAGATCCTCGACCTGACGCGCTATCTCGACCGCTATCCGAAGCAATTGTCGGGCGGGCAGCGTCAACGCGTGGCGATGGGCCGCGCCATCGTCCGCGATCCGCAGGTCTTCCTGTTCGACGAGCCGCTGTCCAATCTGGACGCCAAACTTCGCGTCACCATGCGCGTCGAAATCAAGGAGCTTCACCAGCGGCTGAAGACCACTACCGTCTACGTCACCCACGATCAGATCGAGGCCATGACGATGGCGAGCAAGATCGTGGTGATGCGCGACGGCAGGGTCGAGCAGGTCGGCAAGCCGCTCGATCTCTACGATTTCCCGGTCAACCTCTTCGTCGCCGGCTTCATCGGCAGCCCATCGATGAACTTCCTTCAGGGCCGCGTTACCTCACGCGACGGCCGGAAGGTCGTCGTCACCGACCAGGGCGTCGCCCTGCCCCTGGACAATACCAATGCCGATGACGGACGGGCCGTGACCTACGGCATAAGACCGGAGCATATCACCATCGGCGACGATGGCGTTCCCGTCGAGGTATCGGTGTTCGAGCCGACGGGTTCGGAGACATTGATCTTCGGCCGTACGCAAGGTGTACCGATCGACGCCTTGATCCGCGAGCGTATCGAGGTCGATCCCGGACGGACGGTGTATTTCCACATCGATCCCCGGCGAGCACATATCTTCGATCGGGAAACGGGCCAGAGACTGTAA
- a CDS encoding response regulator transcription factor, translating into MNNCWVAHILGSTQVSDSAGIKRRRNAPTVIIIEHSTLARTTVVKLLERELAGWNFIDLISTESLDRALGAEVRLIALDLAGRDVESASLRDDLAAIAARFPEVPITLLSGTDDAIIARQALKIGIRGFFSTSLPIDIALAGLRLVLAGGTFFPQLLGTAANGSNEHGPTRNEAEKSLDDRTQYLALADFTPREADVLAELQSGCSNKVIAGKLNLSGHTVKMHLQHIMRKLQAQNRTEVVARLIQRAAGGPDASPS; encoded by the coding sequence ATGAATAACTGTTGGGTTGCACATATTCTGGGGAGCACGCAAGTGTCCGACAGTGCTGGAATAAAGCGCCGGCGCAATGCACCAACTGTGATCATTATTGAGCATTCTACACTGGCGCGCACGACCGTGGTGAAGCTTCTTGAGCGTGAGCTCGCCGGGTGGAACTTTATCGATTTGATCTCGACCGAGAGTCTCGATCGAGCGCTCGGAGCCGAGGTGCGTTTGATCGCATTGGATCTGGCCGGCAGAGATGTCGAGAGCGCCAGCCTGCGGGATGATCTCGCCGCGATTGCTGCACGTTTTCCTGAGGTTCCTATCACGTTGCTCTCAGGTACGGATGACGCCATCATAGCCCGTCAGGCGCTGAAGATCGGCATCCGCGGCTTTTTCTCGACGTCACTTCCCATCGACATCGCCCTTGCCGGTCTTCGTCTCGTTCTGGCAGGAGGAACATTTTTCCCGCAGCTTTTGGGAACTGCCGCAAACGGCTCAAACGAGCATGGTCCGACCAGAAACGAGGCCGAAAAAAGCTTGGATGATCGGACGCAGTACCTGGCGCTTGCCGATTTCACGCCCCGGGAGGCCGATGTCCTCGCGGAGTTGCAATCCGGCTGTTCAAACAAGGTCATTGCCGGAAAACTCAATTTGTCGGGACATACGGTGAAGATGCATCTGCAACACATCATGCGCAAGCTGCAGGCGCAGAACCGCACTGAAGTGGTTGCCCGCTTGATTCAAAGAGCCGCCGGTGGCCCCGACGCCTCCCCGAGCTAG
- a CDS encoding sugar phosphate isomerase/epimerase: MRRLGIHSFVWTGGQTQEGLEMALNKTAEHGYRTIEFAYLRPERFDLDRLAKLARSLDVEIGVTMGLPLDKDVSSEDAAAVTAGRQTLADAVRAVRDIGGNKLGGILYSAHTKYNRQPTKKGWDNSVAAIAATGEVARQANVDLVLEVVNRFETNLLNTTAQGLKFISETGSAHVRLHLDTFHMNIEEANPAAAIRLAGDKIGYFHIGESNRGYLGDGVIDFDRIFDALLDIGYDRDVVFESFSTAVVDEGLSLACAIWRDTWEDNDPLAAHAKRYIELKYDEAKRRRATNARP, encoded by the coding sequence ATGCGTCGATTGGGTATCCATTCATTTGTATGGACAGGCGGCCAAACGCAGGAAGGGCTGGAGATGGCCCTCAACAAGACCGCCGAACACGGATATCGCACCATCGAATTTGCCTATCTGCGCCCCGAGAGGTTCGATCTCGACCGGCTGGCAAAACTGGCCCGGTCTCTCGACGTGGAAATCGGCGTGACCATGGGGCTGCCGCTCGACAAGGACGTATCGAGCGAGGACGCTGCAGCGGTGACCGCGGGAAGGCAGACGCTGGCCGATGCCGTTCGCGCGGTCCGCGATATCGGCGGCAACAAGCTCGGCGGGATTCTTTATTCCGCGCACACCAAGTACAATCGTCAGCCGACGAAGAAGGGCTGGGACAACAGCGTCGCCGCGATCGCCGCGACCGGCGAGGTCGCCAGGCAGGCGAATGTCGATCTCGTGCTGGAGGTGGTCAACCGCTTCGAGACCAACCTGCTGAACACCACGGCCCAGGGGCTCAAATTCATCTCCGAGACGGGATCGGCGCATGTTCGTCTCCATCTCGACACGTTCCACATGAACATCGAAGAAGCCAATCCGGCCGCCGCGATCCGTCTTGCCGGCGACAAGATCGGTTACTTCCACATCGGCGAAAGCAACCGCGGCTATCTCGGCGACGGCGTCATCGACTTCGATCGGATCTTCGACGCCCTGCTCGACATCGGCTACGACAGAGACGTCGTGTTCGAAAGCTTCTCGACGGCGGTCGTCGATGAAGGCCTGTCGCTCGCCTGCGCGATCTGGCGCGATACCTGGGAGGATAATGATCCGCTTGCCGCCCACGCGAAGCGCTACATCGAGCTGAAATATGACGAGGCCAAGCGTCGCCGCGCCACAAACGCGCGGCCCTGA
- a CDS encoding PE-PGRS family protein, whose product MPIPQVSDTIHLNHPDAGDANAGNGGEGHNDGNINYNPVAYVTPVQTVSGATTDLHNGDHVWQTAAWDAGHGGPGGFTQAQNGFLAAISNSGAGGAGGDSNSNGSQGNASGGDTAAVAAATTATQYTQLVADQHATILAGVGGNGGNGNNALGGDISSALVHTNPDTTTVNNSLDHFINAFGHIDVDHLGS is encoded by the coding sequence ATGCCTATTCCACAAGTATCCGACACGATTCACCTCAATCACCCAGATGCAGGTGACGCCAATGCCGGCAACGGCGGTGAGGGCCACAATGATGGAAACATCAACTACAACCCGGTTGCCTATGTCACGCCCGTGCAGACGGTCTCCGGAGCAACGACCGATCTGCACAACGGCGATCACGTTTGGCAGACGGCAGCTTGGGACGCCGGCCATGGCGGACCCGGTGGCTTTACCCAGGCCCAGAACGGCTTCCTGGCGGCAATCTCGAACAGCGGCGCCGGCGGCGCGGGCGGAGATTCCAACTCCAACGGCAGTCAAGGAAACGCAAGCGGCGGCGACACGGCTGCGGTAGCCGCGGCAACGACCGCGACCCAATATACGCAGCTTGTGGCCGATCAGCATGCCACCATCCTCGCAGGCGTCGGCGGCAACGGCGGCAATGGGAACAATGCTCTGGGCGGCGACATCTCGTCAGCTCTGGTTCACACCAATCCCGACACGACGACGGTGAACAATTCCCTCGATCACTTCATCAATGCCTTCGGCCATATCGACGTCGACCATCTCGGCTCCTAA
- a CDS encoding carbohydrate ABC transporter permease yields MKTQNPWLPVVLWILISLATLFPIYWLFVISVKQPFDLFSTPDVVLRSFFWKNYQDVLTNPTLRRYMLNSMIISSGNALLVTTLGFFACYALTRFDLAGKESIFFWTITNRMAPPAVFLLPLFLLLTQVYKIGDFSLADSRLGMILVYCSFNLPFAIWTLRPTVEGIPKELDEAAYMDGASPWTVLYDIVFPLARPGLAVTLILTWVFAWNEYLLAATLTNFNARTLTTGLSEYVTTTGTAWGIMAAISMLTLVPALIVFSVVQRHIVAGLTFGAVKG; encoded by the coding sequence ATGAAGACGCAGAACCCCTGGCTGCCGGTCGTGCTGTGGATCCTGATCAGCCTCGCGACCCTTTTCCCGATCTACTGGCTGTTCGTCATATCGGTGAAACAGCCCTTCGACCTGTTCTCGACGCCCGACGTCGTTCTCCGCAGCTTCTTCTGGAAGAACTACCAGGATGTGCTGACCAATCCGACCTTGCGCCGATACATGCTCAACTCGATGATCATTTCGTCGGGCAATGCGCTGCTCGTCACGACGCTCGGCTTTTTTGCCTGCTACGCGCTGACGCGCTTCGACCTCGCAGGCAAGGAAAGCATCTTCTTCTGGACGATCACCAACCGCATGGCGCCTCCGGCGGTCTTCCTGCTGCCACTTTTCCTGCTGCTGACGCAGGTCTACAAGATCGGCGATTTCTCGCTCGCCGATTCCCGGCTGGGCATGATCCTGGTCTACTGCTCCTTCAACCTTCCCTTCGCCATCTGGACGCTGCGCCCGACGGTCGAAGGAATTCCGAAGGAGTTGGACGAGGCGGCCTATATGGATGGCGCCAGCCCATGGACCGTCCTCTACGACATCGTCTTTCCCCTGGCGCGGCCCGGACTGGCGGTGACGCTGATCCTGACCTGGGTGTTTGCGTGGAACGAATATCTGCTGGCCGCGACGCTCACCAACTTCAATGCGCGAACCCTGACCACCGGCCTGTCGGAATATGTCACGACCACAGGCACGGCCTGGGGCATCATGGCCGCGATCTCGATGCTGACATTGGTCCCGGCGCTCATCGTCTTTTCGGTGGTGCAGCGCCACATCGTGGCCGGCCTGACCTTCGGCGCGGTGAAAGGGTGA
- a CDS encoding extracellular solute-binding protein, with the protein MHYALKASALALTLGLATTASPARADFWSDAGAKYKGVTLHGVTESTPPSNYIKNVLAPEFEKKTGIKVEIETTSWDQMYDKAIKDMEAKTGIYDMVYIEQDIIYSYLARNFLVDITKTLKDQPDLKAPTYDDTNFTSFADYFKDANGDLFGTPMEAFLKTYLYRKDLFDDPKIKEAFKKETGKDLKPATTHEEYTEIAEFFTKYGKDNGLELWGTTAQAHTGHPASWYEFFESIVPTFGVYNWGIDAKNYYAATVEHGGTMNGDKAKAALKYWLHLRDIAPPESTQSTWTETATTFAAGRVAQGLIYGENAAWIASDAAQSKVVGKVGFALPPLEPGVLDDAKAGKGYIGYYDGGAFGVPVTSKNKEASLLFLEFIGQNEVQPDWAIAAPRITNKATFDDPKVKEMDTKLGGFYTMLKDEGKLFAGAPPYPFHAQVREATAPIFYDILTGKIAPDEGLDQMAAKAEEELTSLGYRK; encoded by the coding sequence ATGCATTATGCTTTGAAGGCTAGCGCGCTTGCGCTGACGCTCGGCCTCGCCACGACGGCTTCGCCGGCCCGGGCTGATTTCTGGTCCGACGCCGGGGCCAAATACAAGGGCGTAACGCTGCACGGCGTCACCGAAAGCACCCCGCCGTCGAACTACATCAAGAACGTGCTCGCTCCGGAATTCGAAAAGAAGACCGGCATCAAGGTCGAAATCGAGACGACGTCCTGGGATCAGATGTACGACAAGGCCATCAAGGACATGGAAGCCAAGACCGGCATCTACGACATGGTCTATATCGAGCAGGACATCATCTATTCCTATCTGGCCAGGAATTTCCTCGTCGACATCACCAAGACGCTGAAGGACCAGCCGGATCTGAAGGCGCCGACCTATGACGATACGAACTTCACCAGCTTCGCCGATTACTTCAAGGACGCGAACGGCGATCTCTTCGGCACGCCGATGGAAGCTTTCCTGAAGACCTATCTCTATCGCAAGGACCTCTTCGACGATCCGAAGATCAAGGAGGCCTTCAAGAAGGAAACCGGCAAGGACCTGAAGCCGGCGACCACCCACGAGGAATACACTGAGATCGCCGAATTCTTCACCAAGTACGGCAAGGACAACGGCCTGGAACTCTGGGGCACGACCGCTCAGGCCCATACCGGCCATCCGGCATCCTGGTACGAATTCTTCGAATCCATCGTGCCGACGTTCGGCGTCTATAATTGGGGCATCGACGCCAAGAACTATTATGCGGCGACGGTCGAACACGGCGGCACGATGAACGGCGACAAGGCAAAGGCCGCACTGAAATATTGGCTGCACCTGCGCGACATCGCTCCGCCAGAATCGACGCAATCGACCTGGACGGAAACGGCGACGACCTTCGCCGCGGGCCGCGTCGCCCAGGGGCTGATCTATGGTGAGAATGCAGCGTGGATTGCAAGCGATGCCGCGCAGTCGAAGGTGGTGGGAAAGGTCGGGTTCGCCCTGCCGCCGCTCGAGCCGGGCGTGCTGGACGATGCGAAAGCCGGAAAGGGCTATATCGGCTATTACGACGGCGGCGCCTTCGGCGTGCCGGTCACATCGAAGAACAAGGAAGCGTCGCTGCTGTTTCTCGAATTCATCGGCCAGAACGAAGTACAGCCCGACTGGGCCATCGCCGCGCCGCGTATCACCAACAAGGCGACCTTCGACGATCCCAAGGTGAAGGAGATGGATACCAAGCTCGGCGGCTTCTACACGATGCTGAAGGACGAGGGCAAACTCTTCGCCGGCGCCCCTCCCTACCCCTTCCATGCGCAGGTGCGTGAAGCCACCGCGCCGATCTTCTACGACATCCTGACCGGCAAGATCGCTCCCGATGAGGGCCTCGACCAGATGGCGGCCAAGGCCGAAGAGGAGCTCACCTCGCTCGGCTATCGCAAATAA
- a CDS encoding DUF2160 family membrane protein, with the protein MTSPSENNPRKPGFLPIETNWFDRLFISVVIWVALSLFWMRFIEPYGLSVWCAAAISAVLGAYIVWKG; encoded by the coding sequence ATGACCTCTCCATCAGAAAACAACCCACGCAAGCCGGGATTTCTGCCGATCGAAACGAACTGGTTCGACCGGCTGTTCATCTCGGTGGTGATCTGGGTGGCGCTGTCGCTGTTCTGGATGCGGTTCATCGAGCCGTACGGGCTTTCGGTATGGTGCGCCGCGGCCATCTCGGCGGTCCTCGGCGCCTATATCGTCTGGAAGGGATGA